GCGCCAACCCGACGAAGAATGCCAAACACCTGGAGAACACGGTCACGTCCCTGCTGCGCATGAACGTGGACCGCCTGATTACGATCGGCGGTGATGACACCGCCTTCTCAGCAATGAAACTGGAGGAGCTGGCCAACGGCCGCATTCACGTCGTGCATGTGCCGAAGACGATCGACAACGACCTGGATTTGCCGCTCGGCATCAACACCTTCGGCTTCCAGACGGCCCGCCATCTCGGCTGTGACATCGTCAAGAATTTGATGGTCGATGGCCGCACCACCTCGCGCTGGTACTTTGTCGTCACCATGGGCCGCAAGGCCGGCCATCTGGCACTCGGCATCGGCAAAGCCGCCGGCGCAACCCTCACGCTGATACCGGAGGAATTTCGCGACCAAAAGCTCAAGCTTTCCGTGTTGGTTGACATTCTGGTGGGCGCGATCATCAAGCGCTTGAGCTACGGCCGGCCTGATGGTGTTGCCATCATTGCAGAGGGGCTGGTGGAAATCCTCGACCCGCAGGATCTGCAGGCGCTGCTCACCATTGAGCGTGACGCACACGACAACATCCGGCTGGCGGAGGTCAACTTCGGCGAGATCCTCAAGTACGAGGTGCAGGCGCGGCTGAAGCAGTTCGGCCTCAAGACCACGATCGTCGCGAAGAACATCGGTTACGAACTGCGCTGTGCCGACCCCATCCCCTTCGACATGGAGTACACCCGCGATCTGGGTTATTGCGCTGCACGCTATATTCTCGAGGGGGGCAATGCGGCGATGGTTTCCATCCAGAACGGCCGCTTCGTGCCGATCCCCTTCCATCAGATCATCGACCCCAAGACCGGCCGCGCGCGTGTACGCATGGTCGATATGAGCGCGGAATATTATCACATCGCCCGGCGCTACATGATCCGGCTCTCAGCCGAGGATTTCGAGGATCCGCACGAGCTGGCCAAGTATGCCGCCACCGCCGGCATTTCCCTGGACGAGTTCCGCCGCCAATTTCAATACCTGGTGGAATTGGAGCGGTCGAATGGCGCTGAGCTGCCGCTGACCGTGGCGAAACAACAAAATGGCGAAGCCCTCGCCACTTCGATTTCGGCAGAATAAAATTCCCACTCGCAATGCGGGTTCGCCATTGCTGCGTTGTGCGCGCAGCAATGGCGTTTTTCATTTGAGACACCGCGTCATCATCCCGCCGCTTGCGGCTGTGCGGCGAGCCCGCCCATGAGCCAGGCGCGAATCCGGGCAACCTCCTCCTCGTTCAAACTGA
The window above is part of the candidate division KSB1 bacterium genome. Proteins encoded here:
- the pfp gene encoding diphosphate--fructose-6-phosphate 1-phosphotransferase yields the protein MSTHHKKMAILVGGGPAPGINSVIGAATIRGILSGAEVIGIMDGFKWIMEGQIDKIKELTIERVSRIHFRGGSYIGISRANPTKNAKHLENTVTSLLRMNVDRLITIGGDDTAFSAMKLEELANGRIHVVHVPKTIDNDLDLPLGINTFGFQTARHLGCDIVKNLMVDGRTTSRWYFVVTMGRKAGHLALGIGKAAGATLTLIPEEFRDQKLKLSVLVDILVGAIIKRLSYGRPDGVAIIAEGLVEILDPQDLQALLTIERDAHDNIRLAEVNFGEILKYEVQARLKQFGLKTTIVAKNIGYELRCADPIPFDMEYTRDLGYCAARYILEGGNAAMVSIQNGRFVPIPFHQIIDPKTGRARVRMVDMSAEYYHIARRYMIRLSAEDFEDPHELAKYAATAGISLDEFRRQFQYLVELERSNGAELPLTVAKQQNGEALATSISAE